One stretch of Manis pentadactyla isolate mManPen7 chromosome 10, mManPen7.hap1, whole genome shotgun sequence DNA includes these proteins:
- the RUSF1 gene encoding RUS family member 1 isoform X2, which produces MAELASLEEPLCSEQFGSGAARSCHAAADGTLQWEAWGWCKWGLSGAFTVKPEKHDGGEGTAPEAASPLLSGLLAVFLPQGYPDSVSTDYLPYQLWDSVQAFASSLSGSLATHAVLVGIGVGDAKASVSAATATWLVKDSTGMLGRIIFAWWKGSKLDCNAKQWRLFADILNDVAMFLEIMAPIYPVCFTMTICTSNLAKCIVSVAGGATRAALTMHQARRNNMADVSAKDSSQETLVNLVGLLASLLMLPLVSSCPSLGCFFLLTSLHIYANYRAVRALVIETLNEHRLWLVLKHFLQRGEILSPTSANQMEPLWTGLWPSLSLSLGVPLHHLTTSVFELQQLVEGHQEPYLLHWDQSQNQVQVVLSQMAGPETILRAATHGLVLGALQENEPLPAELEELRTRVQAGPEKESWVIVRETHQVLDKLFPKFLKGLQDAGWKTKKYQLEVDEWRATWLLSPAKKVL; this is translated from the exons ATGGCTGAGCTCGCAAGTCTTGAGGAACCGCTGTGCTCTGAGCAGTTCGGCTCCGGGGCGGCCCGGAGCTGCCACGCCGCCGCCGACGGGACCCTGCAGTGGGAGGCCTGGGGGTGGTGCAAGTGGGGGCTCTCCGGGGCCTTCACAGTGAAACCCGAAAAACATGATGGGGGTGAGGGGACGGCTCCCGAGGCCGCCTCACCACTTCTATCTGGTCTCCTGGCTGTGTTCCTGCCGCAGGGTTACCCCGATAGCGTCAGCACAGACTATTTGCCCTACCAGCTGTGGGATTCTGTGCAG GCCTTTGCTTCCAGCCTTTCCGGCTCCCTTGCCACCCACGCAGTCTTGGTGGGCATAGGGGTGGGGGACGCAAAAGCCTCTGTTTCAGCTGCCACGGCCACCTGGTTGGTGAAAG ATTCAACTGGCATGTTGGGCCGCATCATCTTCGCTTGGTGGAAGGG GAGCAAACTGGACTGTAATGCCAAGCAGTGGAG GCTTTTTGCTGACATCCTCAATGATGTAGCCATGTTCCTTGAGATTATGGCTCCCATATACCCAGTGTGTTTCACCATGACCATATGCACCAGCAACCTGGCCAAG TGCATTGTGAGCGTGGCTGGTGGAGCCACTCGGGCTGCACTGACCATGCACCAGGCCCGAAGAAACAACATGGCTGACGTGTCAGCCAAAGATAGCAGCCAG GAGACACTAGTAAACCTGGTAGGGCTCTTGGCTAGCCTCTTGATGCTTCCCCTGGTGTCCAGTTGCCCTAG CCTCGGTTGTTTCTTCCTCCTCACTTCCCTCCATATCTATGCCAACTATCGGGCAGTCCGAGCCCTTGTCATAGAGACCTTGAACGAACACCGACTGTGGCTGGTCCTGAAGCACTTCCTTCAGAGGGGAGAGATTCTTagtcctacctcagccaatcagatGGAGCCACTGTGGACAG GTTTGTGGCCGTCTCTGTCTTTATCCCTGGGGGTCCCCCTACACCACTTGACCACCAG TGTCTTTGAGCTGCAACAGCTGGTCGAGGGGCACCAGGAACCCTACCTCCTTCACTGGGACCAGTCACAAA ACCAGGTGCAGGTCGTTCTGAGCCAGATGGCAGGCCCTGAGACCATCCTAAGGGCTGCCACACATGGGCTGGTGCTTGGAGCCTTGCAGGAAAATGAGCCCCTCCCAGCCGAGCTGGAGGAATTGAGGACCCGAGTACAGGCAG GTCCTGAGAAAGAGAGCTGGGTCATTGTCAGGGAGACACACCAAGTGTTGGACAAGCTGTTCCCAAAGTTCCTGAAAG GACTGCAGGATGCAGGCTGGAAGACTAAGAAGTACCAGCTAGAGGTGGATGAGTGGAGGGCCACATGGCTCCTGTCTCCAGCAAAGAAGGTCTTATAA
- the RUSF1 gene encoding RUS family member 1 isoform X1 — protein sequence MAELASLEEPLCSEQFGSGAARSCHAAADGTLQWEAWGWCKWGLSGAFTVKPEKHDGGEGTAPEAASPLLSGLLAVFLPQGYPDSVSTDYLPYQLWDSVQAFASSLSGSLATHAVLVGIGVGDAKASVSAATATWLVKDSTGMLGRIIFAWWKGSKLDCNAKQWRLFADILNDVAMFLEIMAPIYPVCFTMTICTSNLAKCIVSVAGGATRAALTMHQARRNNMADVSAKDSSQETLVNLVGLLASLLMLPLVSSCPSFSLGCFFLLTSLHIYANYRAVRALVIETLNEHRLWLVLKHFLQRGEILSPTSANQMEPLWTGLWPSLSLSLGVPLHHLTTSVFELQQLVEGHQEPYLLHWDQSQNQVQVVLSQMAGPETILRAATHGLVLGALQENEPLPAELEELRTRVQAGPEKESWVIVRETHQVLDKLFPKFLKGLQDAGWKTKKYQLEVDEWRATWLLSPAKKVL from the exons ATGGCTGAGCTCGCAAGTCTTGAGGAACCGCTGTGCTCTGAGCAGTTCGGCTCCGGGGCGGCCCGGAGCTGCCACGCCGCCGCCGACGGGACCCTGCAGTGGGAGGCCTGGGGGTGGTGCAAGTGGGGGCTCTCCGGGGCCTTCACAGTGAAACCCGAAAAACATGATGGGGGTGAGGGGACGGCTCCCGAGGCCGCCTCACCACTTCTATCTGGTCTCCTGGCTGTGTTCCTGCCGCAGGGTTACCCCGATAGCGTCAGCACAGACTATTTGCCCTACCAGCTGTGGGATTCTGTGCAG GCCTTTGCTTCCAGCCTTTCCGGCTCCCTTGCCACCCACGCAGTCTTGGTGGGCATAGGGGTGGGGGACGCAAAAGCCTCTGTTTCAGCTGCCACGGCCACCTGGTTGGTGAAAG ATTCAACTGGCATGTTGGGCCGCATCATCTTCGCTTGGTGGAAGGG GAGCAAACTGGACTGTAATGCCAAGCAGTGGAG GCTTTTTGCTGACATCCTCAATGATGTAGCCATGTTCCTTGAGATTATGGCTCCCATATACCCAGTGTGTTTCACCATGACCATATGCACCAGCAACCTGGCCAAG TGCATTGTGAGCGTGGCTGGTGGAGCCACTCGGGCTGCACTGACCATGCACCAGGCCCGAAGAAACAACATGGCTGACGTGTCAGCCAAAGATAGCAGCCAG GAGACACTAGTAAACCTGGTAGGGCTCTTGGCTAGCCTCTTGATGCTTCCCCTGGTGTCCAGTTGCCCTAG CTTTAGCCTCGGTTGTTTCTTCCTCCTCACTTCCCTCCATATCTATGCCAACTATCGGGCAGTCCGAGCCCTTGTCATAGAGACCTTGAACGAACACCGACTGTGGCTGGTCCTGAAGCACTTCCTTCAGAGGGGAGAGATTCTTagtcctacctcagccaatcagatGGAGCCACTGTGGACAG GTTTGTGGCCGTCTCTGTCTTTATCCCTGGGGGTCCCCCTACACCACTTGACCACCAG TGTCTTTGAGCTGCAACAGCTGGTCGAGGGGCACCAGGAACCCTACCTCCTTCACTGGGACCAGTCACAAA ACCAGGTGCAGGTCGTTCTGAGCCAGATGGCAGGCCCTGAGACCATCCTAAGGGCTGCCACACATGGGCTGGTGCTTGGAGCCTTGCAGGAAAATGAGCCCCTCCCAGCCGAGCTGGAGGAATTGAGGACCCGAGTACAGGCAG GTCCTGAGAAAGAGAGCTGGGTCATTGTCAGGGAGACACACCAAGTGTTGGACAAGCTGTTCCCAAAGTTCCTGAAAG GACTGCAGGATGCAGGCTGGAAGACTAAGAAGTACCAGCTAGAGGTGGATGAGTGGAGGGCCACATGGCTCCTGTCTCCAGCAAAGAAGGTCTTATAA